A region from the Natronoarchaeum mannanilyticum genome encodes:
- a CDS encoding DEAD/DEAH box helicase, with amino-acid sequence MIALSFEEGTLRIGGDGADAVPHAEYDARSKTYRAPAHRYGAIRDWLDERGTEYDDRVLDLPEMPELASSYQLREYQTEALDAWREEGSGSAPRRGVLELPTGSGKTVIGVAAIADLSTPTLVVVPTIDLLEQWREELETEFGAGDGKGGSDVRTGSAAGVDLGQLGGGVQRVGPITVATYDSAYLRADELGDRFGLVVFDEVHHLGGEGYREIARLLAAPARLGLTATFERPDDAHEVVAELVGPVVHSLDPDELAGEYLSPYDVRRLSVELTDAEREKYERNQEMFTDYLARSNIQLRSGSDYQELVKRSGSDPAAREALLAKQRAREIMMSCDAKIDALAEILDRHRGERTIVFTAHNDFAYRIAERFLVPAITHRTATRERREIIEKFRAGEYTRVVTSNVLDEGIDVPDASVAVVLSGSGSEREFTQRLGRILRPSEETDRALLYEVIADDTAEEGVASRRR; translated from the coding sequence GTGATCGCGCTCTCGTTCGAGGAGGGGACGCTCCGGATCGGGGGCGACGGCGCCGACGCCGTCCCCCACGCCGAGTACGACGCCCGCTCGAAGACCTACCGGGCGCCGGCCCACCGGTACGGCGCGATCCGCGACTGGCTCGACGAGCGCGGTACCGAGTACGACGATCGGGTGCTCGATCTTCCCGAGATGCCGGAACTGGCGTCGAGCTACCAGCTCCGCGAGTACCAGACCGAGGCGCTCGACGCCTGGCGCGAGGAGGGTTCCGGATCGGCGCCGCGGCGCGGCGTGCTGGAACTGCCCACGGGGAGCGGCAAGACGGTGATCGGCGTCGCCGCGATCGCCGACCTGTCGACGCCGACGCTCGTCGTGGTGCCGACGATCGATCTGCTCGAACAGTGGCGCGAGGAACTGGAGACGGAGTTCGGGGCGGGGGATGGGAAAGGCGGCAGCGACGTCCGCACTGGCTCCGCGGCCGGCGTCGATCTCGGCCAGCTCGGCGGCGGCGTCCAGCGCGTCGGGCCGATCACGGTCGCGACGTACGACTCGGCGTACCTCCGGGCCGACGAGCTGGGCGATCGGTTCGGCCTGGTCGTCTTCGACGAGGTCCACCACCTCGGCGGCGAGGGCTACCGCGAGATCGCCCGCCTGCTCGCGGCGCCCGCCCGGCTCGGACTGACGGCGACGTTCGAGCGCCCGGACGACGCTCACGAGGTCGTCGCGGAGCTCGTGGGGCCGGTCGTCCACTCGCTCGATCCCGACGAGCTGGCCGGCGAGTACCTCTCGCCGTACGACGTGCGCCGGCTCTCGGTCGAGCTGACCGACGCGGAACGCGAGAAATACGAGCGGAATCAGGAGATGTTCACCGACTATCTCGCCCGCTCGAACATCCAACTGCGCAGCGGCAGCGACTACCAGGAGCTGGTCAAGCGCTCGGGGTCGGACCCGGCCGCTCGCGAGGCGCTGCTGGCAAAGCAGCGCGCCCGCGAGATCATGATGAGCTGCGACGCCAAGATCGACGCCCTCGCGGAGATCCTCGACCGCCACCGCGGCGAGCGCACGATCGTATTCACCGCCCACAACGACTTCGCCTACCGCATCGCCGAGCGCTTTCTCGTGCCGGCGATCACCCACCGGACCGCGACCCGAGAGCGCCGGGAGATCATAGAGAAGTTCCGAGCGGGCGAGTACACGCGCGTCGTCACCTCGAACGTGCTGGACGAGGGGATCGACGTGCCCGACGCCAGCGTCGCGGTCGTGCTCTCGGGCAGCGGCAGCGAGCGCGAGTTCACCCAGCGCCTCGGGCGGATCCTTCGACCGAGCGAGGAGACCGATCGGGCGCTGCTGTACGAGGTGATCGCCGACGACACCGCGGAGGAGGGAGTGGCGAGTCGGCGAAGATAA
- a CDS encoding zinc-dependent alcohol dehydrogenase, whose translation MEALTWHGDRDVRVEEVPKPEIVNPTDAVIEVTATAICGSDLHLYNDNVPSMREGDVLGHEPMGEVVEVGDEVESLEVGDRVVVPFTISCGECWFCERGLYSLCDNSNPNAEIARKMMGHSPAGLFGYSHMMGGYTGGQAEYLRVPYADVGPIKIESDLPDEQVLFLSDIFPTGYMAAENADIEESDTVAVWGCGPVGQFAIQSAQMLGAERVVAIDRISERLEMAREHGDAETIDYAEADVYDRLMELTGGRGPDSCIDAVGTDAHGVGLDGVTDPLKRDVKLQDDHPYVLREAIECCRKGGTLSVPGVYVGRANIPFGAAMNKALTIKTGQTHVQRYLDPLLEKIEDSEIDPSFVVTHEEPLDAGPEMYRTFNDKEDDCIKVILTP comes from the coding sequence ATGGAAGCGCTCACCTGGCACGGCGACCGGGACGTCCGCGTCGAGGAGGTGCCGAAGCCCGAGATCGTCAACCCGACCGACGCCGTCATCGAGGTCACGGCGACGGCGATCTGCGGCTCCGACCTGCATCTGTACAACGACAACGTCCCCTCCATGCGCGAGGGCGACGTGCTCGGCCACGAGCCGATGGGCGAGGTCGTCGAAGTCGGCGACGAGGTGGAGAGTCTGGAGGTCGGCGACCGGGTCGTCGTTCCCTTCACGATCAGCTGCGGGGAGTGCTGGTTCTGCGAGCGGGGGCTGTACTCGCTGTGCGACAACTCCAACCCGAACGCCGAGATCGCCCGCAAGATGATGGGCCACTCGCCGGCCGGGCTGTTCGGCTACTCCCACATGATGGGCGGCTACACCGGCGGCCAGGCGGAGTACCTGCGGGTGCCCTACGCCGACGTGGGACCGATAAAGATCGAGTCGGATCTGCCCGACGAGCAGGTGCTCTTTCTCTCGGACATCTTCCCGACAGGGTACATGGCCGCCGAGAACGCCGACATCGAGGAGTCGGACACCGTCGCGGTCTGGGGCTGCGGCCCGGTCGGCCAGTTCGCGATCCAGAGCGCGCAGATGCTCGGCGCCGAGCGCGTCGTGGCCATCGACCGGATCTCCGAGCGCCTGGAGATGGCCCGCGAGCACGGCGACGCCGAGACGATCGACTACGCCGAGGCGGACGTGTACGACCGGTTGATGGAGCTGACCGGCGGGCGCGGCCCCGACAGCTGCATCGACGCTGTCGGCACGGACGCCCACGGCGTGGGACTCGACGGCGTCACCGACCCGCTGAAACGCGACGTGAAACTGCAGGACGACCATCCCTACGTGCTCCGCGAGGCGATCGAGTGCTGCCGAAAAGGCGGAACGCTGTCGGTGCCGGGCGTCTACGTCGGGCGCGCGAATATCCCGTTCGGCGCGGCGATGAACAAGGCGCTGACGATCAAGACGGGCCAGACCCACGTCCAGCGCTACCTCGACCCGCTCCTGGAGAAGATTGAGGACAGCGAGATCGACCCCTCGTTCGTGGTCACCCACGAGGAGCCGCTGGACGCCGGTCCCGAGATGTACCGGACGTTCAACGACAAGGAAGACGACTGCATCAAGGTGATCCTGACGCCCTGA
- the dnaK gene encoding molecular chaperone DnaK yields the protein MASNKILGIDLGTTNSAFAVMEGGDPEIIVNSEGERTTPSIVSFTDDEERLVGKPAKNQAIQNPERTIQSIKRHMGEEDYTVEIDGEEYTPEQLSAMILQKIKHDAEEYLGDEVEKAVITVPAYFSDRQRQATKDAGEIAGFEVERIVNEPTAASMAYGLEDDQDQTVLVYDLGGGTFDVSILDLGGGVYEVVATNGDNDLGGDDWDEAIIDWLADEFESEHGVDLREDRQALQRLKDAAEEAKIELSSRKETEINLPFITATDDGPIHLEKSLTRAKFESLTSDLIERTVEPTEQALEDAGYEKEDLDEVLMVGGSTRMPQVQEQVEEMTGKEPKKNVNPDEAVALGAAIQGGVLGGEVDDLVLLDVTPLSLGIEVKGGIFERLIEKNTTIPTEESKIFTTAADNQTSVQVRVFQGEREIANENELLGEFHLTGIPPAPAGTPQIEVSFSIDENGIVNVSAEDKGSGNSEEITIEGGAGLSDDEIEQMQQEAEAHAEEDQQRRERIEARNAAEEAIQRANTLLDENEDAVDDALREDIEAEIDEVEAVLEDDDATKEDYEAATESLTEALQEIGKQMYDQQGAAGGAAGGAGGMGGAAGPGDADPTAGTDGGPEAGDGDEFVDADFEDVDDEDVADDK from the coding sequence ATGGCCAGCAACAAGATTCTCGGTATCGACCTCGGTACCACGAACAGCGCCTTCGCAGTGATGGAAGGCGGTGACCCCGAAATCATCGTCAACAGCGAGGGCGAGCGGACGACACCCTCGATCGTCTCCTTTACCGACGACGAGGAACGCCTCGTCGGCAAGCCCGCGAAGAACCAGGCGATCCAGAACCCCGAGCGCACGATCCAGTCGATCAAGCGCCACATGGGCGAGGAGGACTACACCGTCGAGATCGACGGCGAGGAGTACACGCCCGAGCAGCTCTCGGCGATGATCCTCCAGAAGATCAAGCACGACGCCGAGGAGTATCTCGGCGACGAGGTCGAGAAGGCAGTCATCACGGTGCCGGCGTACTTCTCCGACCGTCAGCGCCAGGCCACGAAGGACGCCGGCGAGATCGCCGGCTTCGAGGTCGAGCGCATCGTCAACGAGCCGACCGCGGCGTCGATGGCCTACGGGCTCGAGGACGATCAGGACCAGACCGTGCTCGTGTACGACCTCGGTGGCGGGACGTTCGACGTCTCCATTCTCGATCTCGGCGGCGGCGTCTACGAGGTCGTCGCGACCAACGGGGACAACGACCTCGGCGGCGACGACTGGGACGAGGCGATCATCGACTGGCTCGCCGACGAGTTCGAGTCGGAGCACGGCGTCGACCTGCGCGAAGACCGCCAGGCGCTCCAGCGACTCAAGGACGCCGCCGAGGAAGCAAAGATCGAACTCTCCTCGCGCAAGGAGACGGAGATCAACCTGCCCTTCATCACGGCGACCGACGACGGCCCGATCCACCTCGAAAAGAGCCTGACCCGCGCGAAGTTCGAGTCGCTCACCTCGGATCTGATCGAGCGCACCGTCGAGCCGACCGAGCAGGCCCTCGAAGACGCCGGCTACGAGAAAGAGGACCTCGACGAGGTGCTGATGGTCGGCGGCTCGACGCGGATGCCCCAAGTCCAGGAGCAGGTCGAGGAGATGACGGGCAAGGAGCCCAAGAAGAACGTCAACCCCGACGAGGCCGTCGCGCTGGGCGCGGCGATCCAGGGCGGCGTGCTCGGCGGGGAGGTCGACGACCTCGTGCTGCTGGACGTCACGCCCCTCTCGCTCGGGATCGAGGTCAAGGGCGGCATCTTCGAGCGCCTCATCGAGAAGAACACGACGATCCCGACCGAGGAGTCGAAGATCTTCACCACCGCCGCGGACAACCAGACCTCCGTGCAGGTCCGCGTGTTCCAGGGCGAACGCGAGATCGCCAACGAGAACGAGCTGCTCGGCGAGTTCCACCTGACGGGGATCCCGCCGGCGCCGGCGGGAACGCCCCAGATCGAGGTCTCGTTCTCGATCGACGAGAACGGCATCGTCAACGTCTCCGCCGAGGACAAAGGCTCCGGCAACTCCGAAGAGATCACCATCGAGGGCGGCGCCGGCCTCTCGGACGACGAGATCGAGCAGATGCAGCAGGAAGCCGAGGCCCACGCCGAGGAGGACCAGCAGCGCCGCGAGCGCATCGAGGCTCGCAACGCCGCCGAGGAGGCGATCCAGCGCGCCAACACGCTGCTCGACGAGAACGAGGACGCGGTCGACGACGCGCTCCGGGAGGACATCGAGGCCGAGATCGACGAGGTCGAGGCCGTCCTCGAGGACGACGACGCGACCAAGGAGGACTACGAGGCCGCCACCGAGAGCCTCACCGAGGCCCTCCAGGAGATCGGCAAGCAGATGTACGACCAGCAGGGCGCCGCCGGCGGCGCCGCGGGCGGTGCGGGCGGCATGGGCGGTGCGGCCGGACCGGGCGACGCCGACCCGACCGCTGGCACTGACGGCGGCCCCGAGGCCGGCGACGGCGACGAGTTCGTCGACGCCGACTTCGAAGACGTCGACGACGAGGACGTCGCCGACGACAAGTAA
- a CDS encoding FAD-dependent oxidoreductase, which produces MDETAVTVSAVETVGPDTIAITFETPAGFDAEPGQFVLVRATVDGEELSRYYTLSSPGVDDTFEITVGVDPEGDLSPWLADREVGDDVTIEGPFGEVYYENEPSVVVVAGGPGVGPAVGLGEAVASDGGEVSIVYRDDEPAHEERLSALATSGSNVAIVGEGSLADAVAEVADEGQVYVFGFQEFVEDVRDAIEAAGGDFERAKVESFG; this is translated from the coding sequence ATGGACGAAACAGCGGTGACGGTCAGCGCCGTCGAGACCGTCGGTCCCGACACGATCGCGATCACGTTCGAGACGCCCGCCGGGTTCGACGCCGAGCCCGGACAGTTCGTGCTCGTGCGGGCGACGGTCGACGGCGAGGAGCTCTCGCGGTACTACACGCTCTCCTCGCCGGGCGTCGACGATACGTTCGAGATCACGGTCGGCGTCGATCCCGAGGGCGACCTCTCGCCGTGGCTGGCCGACCGCGAGGTCGGCGACGACGTCACGATCGAGGGGCCCTTCGGCGAGGTCTATTACGAGAACGAGCCCAGCGTCGTCGTGGTCGCCGGCGGCCCCGGCGTCGGCCCGGCGGTCGGCCTCGGCGAGGCGGTCGCGAGCGACGGCGGCGAGGTCTCGATCGTCTACCGCGACGACGAACCTGCTCACGAAGAGCGCCTCTCGGCGCTCGCGACCTCGGGCTCGAACGTCGCGATCGTCGGCGAGGGCTCGCTCGCCGACGCCGTCGCGGAGGTCGCCGACGAGGGCCAGGTGTACGTGTTCGGCTTCCAGGAGTTCGTCGAGGACGTCCGCGACGCCATCGAGGCCGCGGGCGGCGACTTCGAGCGCGCGAAAGTCGAGAGCTTCGGATAG
- a CDS encoding polyketide cyclase/dehydrase → MSADAVDTDEERSAAETAAPVRERSDAGGGQWLRAGTAAAGAALVAFGLRRRSLGGTAIALVGGWLSARAVWGLVRPDRDPSAAASQSDPEVADEPLTIADSITIAKSPDELSELLRDAETLSRLAGPVAEVESDGEDRQRWIVSGPLDRNFSWETEVAAEDDGLRWEPSDGSALFEELAVDFREAPGGRGTIATLRVELDPPGGEVGRSITERLDAVPGSLGGVALDRFKSLAETGEIPTTKANPSGRGRGDLV, encoded by the coding sequence ATGTCGGCAGACGCTGTCGATACGGACGAGGAGCGGTCCGCGGCGGAGACCGCGGCGCCGGTTCGCGAGCGGTCGGACGCGGGCGGCGGGCAGTGGCTGCGAGCCGGAACCGCCGCGGCGGGCGCGGCGCTCGTGGCGTTCGGCCTCAGGCGTCGGTCGCTCGGCGGCACGGCGATCGCGCTCGTCGGCGGGTGGCTGTCGGCGCGCGCCGTCTGGGGGCTCGTTCGCCCGGATCGCGATCCGAGCGCCGCCGCCAGCCAGAGCGATCCCGAGGTGGCCGACGAGCCGCTGACGATCGCCGACTCGATCACGATCGCGAAATCGCCCGACGAGCTTTCGGAACTGCTGCGCGACGCCGAAACCCTGTCGCGGCTCGCGGGGCCGGTCGCCGAAGTGGAATCGGACGGCGAGGATCGCCAGCGCTGGATCGTCAGCGGACCGCTCGACCGAAACTTCTCGTGGGAGACGGAGGTGGCCGCCGAGGACGACGGGCTGCGCTGGGAGCCGTCCGACGGGTCGGCCCTGTTCGAGGAGTTGGCGGTGGACTTTCGCGAAGCACCGGGCGGTCGGGGAACGATCGCGACGCTGCGAGTCGAACTCGACCCGCCGGGCGGGGAGGTCGGCAGGTCGATAACGGAGCGGCTCGACGCCGTCCCGGGATCGCTCGGCGGCGTCGCGCTCGACCGGTTCAAGAGCCTCGCCGAGACGGGGGAGATTCCGACGACCAAGGCCAATCCCTCGGGGCGGGGTCGGGGTGATCTCGTGTGA
- a CDS encoding nucleotide exchange factor GrpE, whose protein sequence is MSEDEGTEAEPAEPEVDADGEADVEISEDLVAKVAAHDAELGQEVKSLAQIAIELNNSVSELEDELEEVRSERDELKDELEEARAEAEDYEDRLQRKQADFKNYKERQQREQERIKERATEDLVERLVEVRDNLTRAAEQDHDNVESIREGVEMTLKQFDRILDDENVTAVEPDPGDDVDPQRHEVMMRTDSAQEEGTVVDVYRPGYEMADKVLQSAQVTVSTGEAADDPEQADESGDAEEAADADAEAEADADAEEVAETTDEEPDTEAEASTADDAEEADEEDADAEPAAVGEDGSEDEESDETETGDDEDEADAADAEGDDESDDADAESDDEATGDEEETDAEDADDEDTEAETASDDEEADDDEQTEASAEDEDAEPDKDQSEVEPTPEDDE, encoded by the coding sequence ATGAGCGAGGACGAGGGAACGGAGGCCGAGCCCGCCGAGCCCGAGGTCGACGCGGACGGCGAGGCGGACGTCGAGATCAGCGAGGATCTGGTTGCGAAGGTCGCCGCCCACGACGCGGAGCTCGGCCAGGAGGTCAAGTCCCTGGCCCAGATTGCGATCGAGCTGAACAACTCGGTCTCCGAGCTGGAGGACGAACTGGAGGAGGTTCGTTCCGAGCGCGACGAGCTAAAAGACGAGCTCGAAGAGGCCCGCGCGGAGGCCGAGGACTACGAGGACCGTCTCCAGCGCAAGCAGGCCGACTTCAAGAACTACAAGGAGCGCCAGCAGCGCGAGCAAGAGCGCATCAAGGAGCGGGCCACCGAGGACCTCGTCGAGCGACTCGTCGAGGTTCGCGACAACCTCACGCGGGCGGCCGAGCAGGACCACGACAACGTCGAGAGCATCCGCGAGGGCGTCGAGATGACGCTCAAGCAGTTCGACCGGATCCTCGACGACGAGAACGTCACCGCGGTCGAGCCCGATCCCGGCGACGACGTCGACCCCCAGCGCCACGAGGTGATGATGCGCACCGACAGCGCCCAAGAGGAGGGGACCGTCGTCGACGTGTACCGGCCCGGCTACGAGATGGCCGACAAGGTGCTCCAGTCCGCGCAGGTGACCGTTTCGACCGGCGAAGCGGCCGACGACCCAGAGCAAGCGGACGAGAGCGGTGATGCCGAGGAGGCGGCCGACGCGGACGCCGAAGCGGAGGCTGACGCGGACGCTGAAGAGGTTGCCGAGACGACCGACGAGGAGCCCGACACGGAAGCCGAGGCGTCAACGGCCGACGACGCCGAGGAAGCCGACGAAGAGGACGCCGACGCCGAGCCTGCTGCTGTAGGCGAGGATGGTTCCGAGGACGAGGAGTCCGACGAGACCGAAACCGGTGACGACGAGGACGAAGCCGACGCGGCGGACGCCGAAGGCGACGACGAGAGCGACGATGCCGACGCGGAGTCGGACGACGAGGCGACGGGTGACGAGGAGGAGACCGACGCCGAGGACGCTGACGATGAGGATACGGAGGCCGAGACCGCATCCGACGACGAGGAAGCGGACGACGATGAGCAAACGGAGGCGTCGGCCGAGGACGAGGACGCCGAACCTGACAAGGATCAGAGCGAAGTCGAGCCGACGCCTGAGGACGACGAGTAG
- a CDS encoding HalOD1 output domain-containing protein, whose product MTTTDHQDSGHAVTYRCGPDEPLSRGVIEAVAEAADVAPMPDGAADGDAALEPLYDAVDPEALDAVFRPLRSNTGSEQGRITFSYAGCEVTAGSDGWITVRWCMASDGTPN is encoded by the coding sequence ATGACGACCACAGATCATCAGGACAGCGGGCACGCGGTGACGTACCGCTGTGGCCCCGACGAACCGCTCAGCCGCGGTGTCATCGAAGCCGTGGCCGAGGCCGCCGACGTCGCCCCGATGCCCGACGGCGCCGCCGACGGCGACGCGGCGCTCGAACCGCTGTACGACGCCGTCGATCCCGAGGCGCTCGACGCCGTCTTCCGGCCGCTGCGATCGAACACCGGATCCGAACAAGGGCGGATCACGTTCTCCTACGCCGGTTGCGAGGTCACGGCCGGTAGCGACGGTTGGATCACCGTCAGGTGGTGTATGGCTTCCGACGGGACTCCGAACTGA
- a CDS encoding bacterio-opsin activator domain-containing protein codes for MAAIAEFTLPAADFPLGRVFEERPDVTLELDRVVPTGDTVMPFFWVTDPTGDLGSIRDLFEDLPELRSATLMEIVDDRGLFSAEWKPEYMGIMAAVGATGVTVLSATGSTDGWVFELRAASMDQFSEFQRYCDDHDIDVDLTRLSRLSETSPDDEYNLTPEQREALVLAYREGYYDDAGRPDQDALAAQFGISRQALSARLRRGYRNLIESTLVRGHRDDES; via the coding sequence ATGGCCGCCATCGCCGAGTTCACGCTACCGGCCGCCGACTTCCCGCTCGGTCGGGTGTTCGAGGAGCGTCCCGACGTGACGCTGGAACTGGACCGGGTCGTCCCGACCGGCGACACCGTCATGCCCTTCTTCTGGGTGACCGACCCCACCGGCGATCTCGGGTCGATCCGCGACCTGTTCGAGGACCTGCCGGAACTCCGTTCGGCCACCCTGATGGAGATCGTCGACGATCGGGGGCTGTTCAGCGCCGAGTGGAAGCCCGAGTACATGGGGATCATGGCCGCCGTCGGCGCCACCGGCGTGACGGTCCTTTCCGCGACCGGCTCTACCGACGGCTGGGTGTTCGAGCTGCGGGCCGCCTCGATGGACCAGTTCTCCGAGTTCCAGCGCTACTGCGACGATCACGACATCGACGTGGATCTCACTCGCCTCTCCCGTCTCTCGGAGACGTCGCCCGACGACGAGTACAACCTCACGCCCGAGCAGCGCGAGGCGCTCGTTCTGGCCTACCGCGAGGGGTACTACGACGACGCCGGCCGCCCCGATCAGGACGCGCTCGCGGCGCAGTTCGGCATCTCCCGACAGGCGCTGTCGGCCCGACTGCGGCGCGGCTATCGCAACCTCATCGAGAGCACGCTCGTCCGCGGACACCGGGACGACGAATCATGA
- a CDS encoding NUDIX hydrolase codes for MGREINREAVANHLAHLRETYGDLPIEEVRDEIAAEQFESVREDFCDGYVGGAYAWVVRRTEQRPELTESMSAEARDDRPRALMILSRGGDRWGLPGGGLESGETFDETAVREVREETGIDCRPTEPFLVERVRAVSAGEHDDVLHGLRVFFDAEYESGTVSIQPGELAGAAWFAEPPAAMRPENERRADEFF; via the coding sequence ATGGGGCGAGAGATCAATCGAGAGGCCGTCGCGAATCACCTCGCTCATCTCCGCGAGACGTACGGCGATCTGCCGATCGAGGAGGTGCGAGACGAGATTGCCGCGGAACAGTTCGAGAGCGTTCGCGAGGACTTTTGCGACGGCTACGTCGGCGGCGCCTACGCCTGGGTCGTCCGGCGGACGGAACAGCGCCCCGAACTCACCGAGTCGATGAGCGCGGAGGCCCGCGACGACCGACCTCGGGCGCTGATGATCCTCTCGCGGGGCGGCGATCGATGGGGACTCCCCGGCGGCGGGTTGGAGAGCGGCGAGACGTTCGACGAGACGGCGGTACGAGAGGTGCGAGAAGAAACCGGTATCGACTGTCGACCGACCGAACCGTTCCTCGTCGAGCGCGTCCGGGCGGTCTCCGCGGGCGAGCACGACGACGTGTTGCACGGCCTGCGCGTGTTCTTCGACGCGGAGTACGAGAGCGGCACGGTCTCGATTCAGCCCGGCGAACTGGCCGGTGCTGCGTGGTTCGCGGAGCCGCCTGCGGCGATGCGTCCTGAGAACGAGCGGCGCGCCGACGAGTTCTTCTGA